From a region of the Chitinophaga caseinilytica genome:
- the nuoM gene encoding NADH-quinone oxidoreductase subunit M, whose translation MILLAFILFPLVGAFLAWASAAVNATLPRWIALLVMLAGLVLAIGIWVQPEPASLAGADWRYVYHQPWMPRFGVSLSLAMDGLSLLMIVLTFFLGAMAVLVSWEEIRDRTGFYYFNLLFVLGGIAGVFLVMDLFLFYFFWEVMLIPMYFLIGIWGHGRRLYASLKFFLFTQAGGLLMLLAILGLYFVHGASTGNYTFSYAELLQTPIEQGVGRWLMLGFMAAFLVKLPAFPFHTWLPDAHTEAPTAGSVILAGLLLKTGAYGILRFVLPLFPEACHAFAQVFMLLGAIGILYGGQLAYAQTDFKRLVAYTSVSHMGFVLVGAFAFNELAYQGVVMQMITHGISTGALFMIAGVLYERLHTRELEKMGGLWAALPGLGTITMVFVMASLGLPGLGNFIAEFLILAGSWQASPWITVLAAIGLVVATVYSLRIMQKVFFGISLREFRLKDMTFREAVMLLPLVIAIIWLGLFPQRVIDTASKAAPVVAFQYKEK comes from the coding sequence ATGATACTGCTGGCATTCATATTATTTCCACTGGTGGGCGCTTTCCTGGCCTGGGCCTCCGCGGCCGTGAACGCCACCCTTCCGCGATGGATCGCCCTGCTGGTGATGCTCGCCGGCCTCGTGCTCGCCATCGGCATCTGGGTACAGCCGGAGCCGGCCTCGCTGGCGGGGGCAGACTGGCGATACGTCTACCATCAACCCTGGATGCCCCGCTTCGGTGTGAGCCTTTCTTTAGCGATGGACGGCCTCAGCCTCCTCATGATCGTGCTCACGTTCTTTCTCGGTGCCATGGCGGTATTGGTGTCGTGGGAGGAAATCCGTGACCGCACGGGCTTCTACTACTTCAACCTCTTATTCGTGCTGGGCGGTATCGCGGGTGTTTTCCTCGTGATGGACCTTTTCCTGTTCTATTTCTTCTGGGAAGTGATGCTCATCCCCATGTATTTCCTTATCGGCATCTGGGGCCATGGGCGCAGGTTGTACGCCTCGCTGAAGTTTTTCCTCTTTACGCAGGCGGGCGGCTTGCTCATGCTGCTTGCCATATTGGGACTGTATTTCGTACATGGCGCATCCACCGGTAATTATACCTTTTCATACGCTGAACTGCTGCAAACGCCCATTGAGCAAGGGGTCGGCCGATGGCTGATGCTGGGTTTCATGGCGGCGTTCCTCGTCAAATTACCGGCATTTCCTTTCCATACCTGGTTGCCCGATGCGCATACGGAAGCGCCGACGGCGGGGTCCGTCATTCTCGCCGGACTGCTCCTCAAGACCGGCGCCTACGGCATCCTGCGCTTCGTGTTGCCCCTGTTCCCCGAAGCCTGTCATGCTTTTGCGCAGGTGTTCATGCTGCTCGGCGCGATCGGGATTTTGTACGGCGGGCAGCTGGCGTACGCGCAGACCGATTTCAAGCGGCTGGTGGCGTACACGAGTGTGAGCCATATGGGATTTGTGCTGGTGGGGGCTTTCGCGTTCAACGAACTGGCCTACCAGGGCGTGGTGATGCAAATGATCACGCATGGCATCAGCACCGGCGCCCTGTTCATGATCGCCGGGGTGTTGTATGAAAGGCTTCACACGCGCGAACTGGAGAAGATGGGTGGATTGTGGGCGGCTTTGCCGGGATTGGGGACCATCACCATGGTGTTCGTCATGGCATCGCTGGGGCTCCCGGGGCTGGGGAACTTCATCGCGGAATTCCTCATCCTGGCCGGCAGCTGGCAGGCGTCGCCCTGGATCACGGTGCTGGCGGCCATCGGGCTGGTAGTGGCCACGGTGTACAGTTTGCGTATCATGCAGAAAGTATTTTTCGGGATTTCGCTGCGCGAATTCCGGTTGAAGGATATGACGTTCCGCGAAGCCGTGATGCTGCTGCCGCTGGTGATCGCCATCATCTGGCTGGGTCTGTTTCCCCAGCGGGTGATCGACACTGCTTCGAAAGCCGCGCCGGTCGTCGCTTTTCAATACAAGGAAAAATAA
- a CDS encoding ferritin-like domain-containing protein yields the protein MAEKLNVPQEQEGHAMLSPKGQQRRRFLSLFAGTAAAATLMHACSNNDDPSPDNGVNLGGGDIGILNYAYALEQLEAAFYIRVTQTFFSGATATEQQFLTDIRDHEIAHREFFRNALGGKAIPTLEADFSKIDFNSRASVLGTAKAFEDLGVAAYNGAGKLITDGAYLLLAGKIVSVEARHAAMIRDLLSNGSFADSTAVDANGLDMALAPPDVLKVAGGFLKSKINASNLPTS from the coding sequence ATGGCAGAAAAACTGAATGTTCCACAGGAACAGGAGGGGCATGCCATGCTATCACCGAAAGGCCAGCAGCGCCGGCGGTTCCTCTCGCTTTTCGCGGGAACCGCCGCTGCGGCCACGTTGATGCATGCCTGTTCCAACAACGACGACCCTTCGCCCGACAATGGCGTAAACCTTGGCGGTGGCGATATCGGGATCCTCAATTATGCTTATGCGCTGGAGCAACTCGAAGCGGCGTTCTACATTCGCGTAACGCAGACTTTTTTCAGCGGCGCCACGGCAACGGAGCAACAATTTCTGACAGACATCCGCGATCATGAGATCGCGCACCGCGAGTTTTTCCGGAATGCATTGGGTGGTAAAGCGATCCCGACGCTGGAGGCCGATTTCAGCAAAATTGATTTCAACAGCAGGGCGAGTGTGCTGGGAACGGCCAAAGCCTTCGAAGACCTGGGCGTGGCGGCCTATAACGGTGCCGGGAAGCTGATCACCGATGGCGCATACCTGTTGCTTGCCGGCAAAATCGTATCCGTGGAAGCGCGGCATGCGGCCATGATCCGCGATTTGCTGAGCAACGGTTCTTTCGCCGACAGCACAGCCGTAGACGCCAATGGGCTCGATATGGCGCTCGCCCCGCCAGACGTGCTGAAGGTAGCCGGCGGCTTCCTGAAATCGAAGATCAACGCGTCCAATCTCCCCACTTCCTGA
- a CDS encoding ferritin-like domain-containing protein, which translates to MNIEHIITELEQQDPELHDRMSSRRSAISGLASIGGKLALAAVPFALGSLFKKAYGQSTSGIVQVLQFALTLEYLEAEFYTLGAAAPGLVPAGPPTGAIATIRDHENAHVSLLKTTIISLGATPVPKPTFDFSAGDGSGNGPFKGVFSNYPLFLAVAQTFEDTGVRAYKGQAGELISSNDVLTAALKIHSVEARHAAHIRYMRRNLTANDTIKPWITGKDTGGIGAAVQASYNGEDVSAQAGINIVGINGTGVGVNAATEAFDEPLSKQAVLDIVAPFIV; encoded by the coding sequence ATGAACATTGAACATATCATTACCGAACTTGAGCAGCAAGACCCCGAGCTCCACGACCGTATGAGCAGCCGGCGGTCCGCCATCAGCGGGCTGGCCAGCATTGGCGGCAAGCTCGCCCTCGCTGCGGTACCTTTCGCGTTGGGCAGTTTGTTCAAGAAAGCCTACGGGCAATCTACTTCCGGCATCGTGCAGGTGCTGCAATTCGCCCTTACGCTGGAGTATCTCGAAGCGGAATTTTATACCCTCGGCGCGGCTGCGCCGGGCCTGGTGCCCGCCGGCCCGCCGACCGGTGCCATCGCTACGATCCGGGACCATGAGAACGCGCATGTCTCGCTCTTGAAAACGACGATCATTTCGCTGGGAGCAACGCCGGTGCCCAAGCCCACATTCGATTTCAGTGCGGGCGACGGCAGCGGGAACGGGCCGTTCAAAGGTGTTTTTTCGAATTACCCGCTTTTCCTTGCCGTGGCGCAGACGTTCGAGGATACGGGCGTAAGGGCCTACAAGGGGCAGGCGGGCGAACTGATCTCCAGTAACGACGTGCTGACGGCCGCGCTGAAGATCCACAGCGTAGAGGCGCGCCATGCCGCCCATATCCGTTACATGCGGAGGAACCTCACGGCTAATGACACCATCAAGCCCTGGATCACCGGGAAAGACACCGGTGGCATCGGCGCCGCCGTGCAGGCCAGTTACAATGGTGAAGACGTCAGCGCGCAGGCGGGGATCAACATCGTAGGGATCAACGGAACGGGCGTAGGGGTGAACGCGGCTACCGAAGCGTTCGACGAGCCCCTGAGCAAACAGGCCGTGCTGGATATCGTGGCGCCGTTTATCGTTTAA
- a CDS encoding NADH-quinone oxidoreductase subunit N → MSTHDLLALLPVLILAGASVIAMLLVAIRRNHRLMHAFTVAAFLLALLSLFRQPVTMPYFVAPLFVVDKFAEFNTGLILAAGLSVLLLSFNYFEQREERKEEYYMLLLLATVGGVVLLVSRHFVSLFLGLETMSISLYGLIAYLRARERSDEAGIKYLLLAALSSAFLLFGMALVYAESGTMDFVGIGQYLKSISSAPVTVVAGFGLMLIGVGFKLGIVPFHMWAPDIYEGAPLPVAAYIATVSKGSMLVLLMRFYRDVNGYEYTILWWVLAIIAMASMFAGNWLALMQRNVKRLLAYSSISHMGYILIAFLAGSEAGQEAVMFYLVAYVITSIGAFGVLALLSDELNDAEMLEDFSGLFWRQPWMAAIFTAMLLSLAGIPLTAGFIGKFYVVAAGVSAGLWLLLALLVVNSVIGLFYYIRLVAVMFAPQEGTFARKRLPFFGVFALSALMALLLWLGIYPSVLISMIRDMMLTIG, encoded by the coding sequence ATGTCTACCCATGATCTGCTTGCCCTGCTGCCCGTGCTGATCCTCGCCGGTGCCTCCGTGATCGCCATGTTGCTGGTGGCGATACGCCGCAATCACCGGCTAATGCACGCCTTCACCGTAGCGGCATTCCTCCTTGCGCTGCTGTCGCTGTTCCGGCAGCCGGTTACGATGCCGTACTTCGTTGCGCCGCTGTTCGTGGTCGACAAGTTCGCGGAATTCAACACGGGCCTTATCCTCGCCGCGGGCCTCAGCGTGTTGCTGTTGTCGTTCAATTATTTCGAGCAGCGCGAGGAACGGAAGGAGGAATATTACATGCTGCTGTTGCTGGCTACGGTGGGCGGGGTCGTGCTGCTGGTGAGCCGCCACTTCGTGTCGCTGTTCCTCGGGCTGGAAACGATGAGCATTAGTTTGTACGGACTGATCGCGTATCTGCGCGCGCGGGAGCGGTCAGACGAAGCGGGGATCAAATACCTCCTGCTGGCAGCGCTTTCGTCGGCGTTCCTGCTCTTCGGCATGGCGCTGGTGTATGCGGAATCCGGGACGATGGATTTTGTGGGGATCGGGCAGTACCTGAAAAGTATTTCCTCCGCGCCGGTGACGGTGGTGGCGGGATTCGGTCTTATGCTCATCGGCGTGGGGTTCAAGCTCGGCATTGTGCCGTTCCACATGTGGGCGCCGGATATTTACGAAGGTGCGCCGCTGCCGGTGGCCGCCTACATCGCTACCGTGTCCAAAGGCAGCATGCTCGTGCTGCTCATGCGGTTCTACAGGGATGTTAACGGATATGAATACACGATATTATGGTGGGTGCTGGCCATCATCGCCATGGCGAGCATGTTTGCGGGCAACTGGCTCGCGCTCATGCAGCGCAATGTGAAGCGATTGCTTGCGTATTCGTCCATTTCGCATATGGGGTATATCCTCATCGCGTTCCTGGCCGGTTCCGAAGCGGGGCAGGAGGCGGTGATGTTTTACCTGGTGGCTTATGTGATCACGAGCATCGGGGCGTTCGGGGTATTGGCATTGCTGAGCGATGAGCTGAACGACGCGGAAATGCTGGAAGACTTCAGCGGCCTGTTTTGGCGGCAACCCTGGATGGCGGCCATTTTCACGGCGATGTTGTTGTCGCTGGCGGGCATCCCGCTGACGGCGGGTTTCATCGGCAAATTCTACGTGGTAGCGGCGGGGGTGAGTGCCGGACTGTGGTTGCTGCTGGCGCTGCTGGTAGTGAACAGCGTGATCGGATTGTTTTATTACATCCGCCTGGTGGCGGTGATGTTTGCGCCGCAGGAGGGGACATTTGCCCGGAAGCGCCTGCCGTTCTTTGGCGTGTTCGCACTGTCTGCCCTCATGGCGCTTTTGTTATGGTTAGGGATATATCCGTCAGTCCTCATTTCCATGATCCGCGATATGATGCTGACCATAGGCTGA